In Calliopsis andreniformis isolate RMS-2024a chromosome 6, iyCalAndr_principal, whole genome shotgun sequence, the genomic window ATCTTTTATATGATAAATATATAGTACAGAATATTTAACTATCTTTTTGAGGCAACTTTCAAGGACGACATagctataataaaataaaataatgcattactttaaatattttttcaaataatgTTATTTCAACTTTAATGTTCCCATACTGCATTCTATTTTCGACAAGTTCTGAGTTGGAAACTTTTGGCATCTCTAGTCGAGCAACTTATATAGGTATACATTTTACGATTTTAGCAGTTTAAAAgatataaaatatgtaaaagtataaaataaaagataTAACAGATATAAAAGATATATTGTTGTTATTCCTAGATTCATTATACGTAAAACAGATTCATCAATAATAACAATACAAATCCACGTACAAAATATAttcttgtacatatattttgttttcatggattaataaatatttaagaacGATAAGTTGATTATTTGAATTAGGACTACATATAAATTTATTGACTTATTACAGTACGCTATAATTATAACATTTGCGACTCAGGTTTTTAAGTTACTGCCAGAAGCATCGACACGTAAGATGCCGATGCTTTCATGacctataaataaaaaagacagAATTTAACAGGTTActattatataaattataacataATAATTGCATAAATATTATTCCGTCATATTACGTGAACCTAAAACTTAATTCATCATGGAATTTTGTATTAGTACATGATCTTAGAAAAAATTATATTGACGAAGctgtaatatattatatttataactTATAAGTTATAAAATCAATGAAacataaattttaaatatcttaCACTTGTAAAGCTTTCCAAAGAAAGCTGCGAAAATTTTCCAAAAGTAAGTGGTAAGCCTTTCTGAGACCTCAATAGTAAAAGCACTATAAGTCTACTTTCACTGGGACGTAAGTCATACCAAAGCATTTTGTAAGCTGTGAAACCGATCATTTCGCTCTGAAAATAGAaaggaaataataaaataataaaataggaTAATAATTGTAGTAAAATTGATATAACAGATATTAAGATAGTCTCAGATATCTTCCTGTAGCAATAGAGCTAGACACATTTCAAATAACATTATTTAAGATTTCATTTTAGacactattttatattataattatttcgttTTTACATAAACCCTAACGCTAACTTCATTCAATTTTACGTTTAAATTCTAATTTTCTAATATATTAAGTACATctagttaaaaataaaaaataaaaactggTGTCATAAAATAATATTCTCAGTTTCTGGGACTTCATAATTAAAGTATCGGAAGATTCAGTTTTAGGCTGATTACTTAATGGGACATTTGATATGTTAAGTgtttaggtattgggacatttatcttAGTAATTGAAAGTTTATTAAGAAACTTATTGTGTCAAGTTGATTTACGATAATATAAAATGTTAAATATACATTAGACTCTCAGTAGTTGCATTTTATTAGCACACAGCAGGAATGGTAGTTTCGAATTAGTTAGAACTGAACAGGTTGAAACGTGATAGTGAGACAGAAAGCATTAAAGCCTTGCCATCACAATTAATCCTATTGCCTGATTGTTTATCTTGTCCATTGCATAGACATCAACGCTTGCCTTCATTTTCAGCCTTGTTTCATGCAACAAGTGAGTTCCTACTGCATATATGTAGATCATAAGGCAAACACTATCCACAATATGTGCATATGCGAACTTCTGGAAACATTTCTCACGTGCATAAATAcgtggtgttcgacaacaggtgtcagaaattttgaaagCTGATTCTACACGTCGAAATTGGTTGAAAATCAAGGATCATGAAATTGAGTTTGGGACTTCATTGTAAAGTTATTAATTGCGGCAAAAGCGTATGAAGTTCGCGtgagatgtgtctgacttgagatttGTTCTATTGCTGGCGTGCAGTAATCAGGTCAAACATTGTGACGTCagtggaataagtcccaagtcagacacatttcacacgtattttatgcattttctcCACAGTTAATAACTTGAAAATGAAGCTTGAAACTTTAGAGAAAAGAAAGATATAAAGAGAACATTTTCTTGTTTCGACCTATCTTTTCTTCTAAAAATAATTTGTGcaaaatcagacacatttctcgtTCATTTAAGACATTTTTAACGATAAATAGCTCTGAAACAAAGCTTCAAGCgataattttgttattttttaatttctcctTATTTTAGCTTATAAAATTATCCCTTAAATTTCTAACACTCGTCGACCATCCTGCATAAAGAAGCAGCCATGTTCAACAATCACCTCCAATCGACAGCCACCGACCAAATTTTAAATGTAGAAACGACAAGTTCAAGATAGTAATTATACCTGAcaaataataatgttacttgcaaattatctactgtgagttatttcttagatataattatTGTATTGAACCTGTACTTCCTATGTTTGAAAGGTCAGTGGCTGACGATCGATGGTGCTGGTTGAGCGTGACTGATCTCTATCAACCAAAACACGACTATACTAAATTAATTCAGGATATAGTTGATCTAGCAGTGAGCCTATGGTGAAGGGGTGTTGTATTTGACAGAGTTTGCGCAGTAGAGATCAATTACTTTATATCATGTCATTTGACAACCTTTATGGTGAGATATTCCCCAGCGAAGCAAAATATGAATACCTCGACGCAAATACTGACGTAAAATATAATAGATCTGATGATGATGGCAACTCCGTCCTCTTTGCCAACTGACTGCAACATAAAATCAGATTTGTGTGAAACACAATACGCGCAAGTGACGTGTATGTACAGTATCTGAATGTGAGAAAGGTATTCGTACACCATACGTGTGTTACTTTAAGTGACAGCAGGTTTGTTTAAATACTGTTAGTGTAATAAAGAAACACACGTATGTTGTGTGTGAATAACCTTTTGTTGATTATAGATATGTAAGAATTAGTACTCACAGTCACCATTAGAAATCCTAAACAGCATGTAATTATAGTGTTCGATACCAGCTGACTAAGCGCTACATACGTGaaaatttcttcaattttctgTGTAAATAAGATGATTTCTTGATGCCTGATAATGAAGAATCGTAACCGGTTTTTACTTTTATTAGAGATATCCAATAATGCCTTACACATTATATCAACTTGACATCCTACATGAAGTATCTAAAAGCAATAACGCAATTGCTGTAAAACTCGAGAAACGAGCTATATATTTAACTACAGTACAATGAGACCTTAATAACAAGATTTTACAATAGACATTTTCAAAAGAGAACATGTTCAAGTGAAACTCTTTCATAAACTAAGTACAAGCAATCCCATATCAGCTATTTAATTACTGCTATATGTCCAGTTCTACTATTTCGTAATTTACGtttataatatataaattaatagAGTGGTAAAAAGAAAATACACTGATGCTCGCTTTAGTGCCCCACATTTTGCCCACGTTATTGTCCATCGCTAAGACCAGTAATTCTTGGAACGGAGGTCTCAACGTGAGCTTCGAGTTCCATATCAGAGAAAAATAAAGTCTGAATAGCTGAATTGAAgtacagtacaagtccaaaattagtaattttcaaataatcccaAAACTGTGTCTAGATTCCAGAACCAAAGTATATTAATTCATTCAGAaaagtggacttaatacactATCTTTAGAATCCAGATATCTAAAATGTCCCGAATTACACGTTGGaattaaatatctcaaaatatggtttttggatttgtactgttcttcaactcaccgatgcATGTTTTCACGAGtcaattttaaattcaatttgatCTCGCGTACACTTGTTCTTTTTGCTACTCTTAGGCGAATATTCAGAAGGTATCTAGTTTCTGCCAAGATAACCATCTAGATATGGCCGCGGACTGCAACATTGCTGTCTGTACGTAGTAAAAAAGTAACATTTTGTGCGATGTAGATACaacttaaaaattaattttaaaacattACAAAGCACAGAGAAGGAGTTTTTCTTATTAGAATGCTAAGAAACGTATATGTAGGTCTAAGAATTTGTCATCTAGGAAAATCAGTAAATTATAATACAGTAGAAAAGCAAAGCAAAAACGCATAATCGTGTAGGTAAAAAATCGCATACATATTCAACAATAGGAAAAGAatattttgatgattattaatttgaaattaaatttagAATTACAGCAATTACACGCCATAAGTTTGTCTCTGTCTCTACTATTTCATGGAATTACGGTCCCATTTTACTTTAGTCTATCTTGTTACAAAGAGCATGTTGTATTGCATTAATTGCATTCATTCATTCTCCGAACACATTCAGTGCTATTAACGAGTTTCGAGattataaaaattgtaaataatacaaaattaataaactgttttgaattaatttttgagataATTTGACTTCGTAGATATTCTAATCTAACTTGAgtcctaaaatatttaaatctaaCTTGATTTCGAAGGCTGTCCAAATGTTTGCACAAACATACTGAATTATTTACTCTTACCACCATTAAAAGCAACGCACTGAAGATAccaaacgtagaagcgaccagcaGCTGATGAACAAATTGAGTAGTCGTCACGAGTTCGTACATAGGCGTCGCGGTCACCTCAAAAGGCAAATCCATTTTGATGAGAAGCTCTCTGGGCGTTGAGTGATTAGTTGGTTTATACATGAAACCAATTCCGTAAAAAACAACAGACAATGGGTAGACAAGAAAAACCATGGTCGTTAAGCGATAAGAAAGATACCCGGCCTTCGACATGACATTAGTTTTATCAGTTATAGCATACTTCCAACAGTCTTCCTGCATGGTTGTTAAAAGATATCGAAGCGCGCTGCAAAAGAGTATTTCAAGTATTAATCCTTTTGAAGTAATAATTACATTTCTAgttatttaaaacaaaattttttacTAATTCTGCAATACATTAAATTTGGACATGTTATCCTTCATCACGTGTGAAATCTGTCTGACtggtgacttattctactgactccgcTGTGCTTGGCTTGACTACTGGAcgctgacagtagaataagtcctgaatCAGACATATTTGAGGTAACAATTAATAACACTGAAACGAAACTCCAAACACAGTTTCATCAGTCTTAATTAACGTCCTATTTTGACGTGTAGAACCAATCCCAGGAATTTGTGATATCTgttgttgtcgaacaccctgtatacaattAATACAAAAAAGCTTCTTCCGTTACAAAAAGCACGAACAGTTATTTAAAACATTGTCTTCGTACAAGCAAGGTTAATTTATTTCTAATAGAATCTTAAATATACTAAACTTTTTTGCTCGGTAAGAAGACTAATAAAGAcagcttttttatttaaaactgtCGAGCGCAACATTTTAGCTATTTGACTGATTTCTCTATATCTGACTGTCTTAATCTagtgatttctctgtgtctggcttaagccttattctactgatttctctgtgtctggctTAAGCCTTGTTCTACTAATTTCTTTGTCTCtagtttgggacttattctactgggttTACTATTCCTGACatcgaacttattctactggttttactatgtctgacttgggtcttattctactaattttccTATGTCTGGCCAGGCTTTGAATTTGAGGCGTTTTAATCCATTACTGATCTTAGAACTTTCTCCAAATACATATGGTGTCCTAATACTTTTGGACGGGGGTGTATATCCacatgaatttttttcattttctacATAAGTAGAAAATATCCTCCAAAAATGTCACACATGTTTGAAAACACTCtatattatcaaattttatTACGTGGCTTTACATAGctaaataaaaacaataataaagaCGTATCATGTATATCAATAGTTGAGAGTTAAGAATCACTGTTTGAAAACGACGTTTCAACATACAAACTACGTACAAAATTTTTAGCAACTCTTTGTAATACACAGGAAAAATGAAATTCTGAAAAGTAACTTACCTATGTTTTTTCCAAACAGTAATTAATTTGATAGACGTCAAACTGAACGCTGCTGCAAGGCTCAAAGTGTCTATTAGGT contains:
- the LOC143180058 gene encoding uncharacterized protein LOC143180058, producing METDWANSSSIKFNIETMTNKAKLSNLWSNLILGVYVIAVVVYSGVFIEIVYELDKDEIDPKSPELLLKMKIPIESFETPIYQCLFLGQLFQLSSVAFAIALLNSFFLILYKYIIRNIRTTSLPDLIDTLSLAAAFSLTSIKLITVWKKHSALRYLLTTMQEDCWKYAITDKTNVMSKAGYLSYRLTTMVFLVYPLSVVFYGIGFMYKPTNHSTPRELLIKMDLPFEVTATPMYELVTTTQFVHQLLVASTFGIFSALLLMVLFRLYFSLIWNSKLTLRPPFQELLVLAMDNNVGKMWGTKASISILHVGCQVDIMCKALLDISNKSKNRLRFFIIRHQEIILFTQKIEEIFTYVALSQLVSNTIITCCLGFLMVTSVGKEDGVAIIIRSIIFYVSICVEVFIFCFAGEYLTIKSEMIGFTAYKMLWYDLRPSESRLIVLLLLRSQKGLPLTFGKFSQLSLESFTSVMKASASYVSMLLAVT